aacttttaatttattatgagaaataatatatccacaacattttcacaatatttttacaataaattataagtggcaggttattactggttgttattgtcggggcaaaaaagtaattttagtgttaggttcaaatttgaaccaataacaactaaccacctataatttgttgtaaaaatattgtaaaaatattgtggatatagcaccccttatttattattgtgaCTAGTAATCACAAACAAAAGAGTAGGTACAACTGGTTCCAACAATTCGTAACTCTCATCCTAATCCATACTgttctttctttaataaaaagatcAAAGTCCATTACTCACTAAACTAGATATAATAAAGACATCTCCATGGCAAGttacttttttgaaaaattatatattgacaatatttttacaatattttaacaaCAAATTCTATGTAGCAAGTTGctattagttgttattgttaaggcaaaaaagtaatctttgtattaggttcaaatttgaactaataacaactaaccacctgtgatttgttgtaaaaatattgtaaacgtatcatctttctacttttttatatatttaacaaGCGACTATCTATAGTTTAATCAACATGCACCtcctattttttaataaaaaaatctacgGATATATATacgtataaagaaagaaattattttacgAGCAAAcctatataaaatattttattttatttaaaatgctTATTATTTACAAATACAGATGTACCTTAATCACGTCTATAAAAAGTGAGGCTTAAAAAACCTATTAGTCCTAAAAAGGTGACTGATTTCtaattttaaacttaattaaattaGGCATAATTGAGAAGTGTTACTAGAAGCATCatagtcttttttgttttttgttttttgggtatAAATAAGCATCATAGTTATTTCCTTGTTCTTTGTCTAGTTGGTGGAATAATTTCTGTTGTCGGCTTTCTCACAAATGCCATGCAAGACTACCTCCCTGACCTTACATAAGACTCCAGATACAGTTCATCTGGAGACACAACAAGAAAAATCAAGAGGAATTCCAAAACAAATGAAGATCCATAAATTTACATGTTTCATTCTTCCTCTCATCCTTTTCATTACCATCGGTCATTCTCATGCAAAACAAACACAACCCATCTCAGAAACCCTCACAATTGACCATTTCCTCAACAAAATTTATGAATATAGGAATGCTCAGCAAACAAAATTCCAAGAAACCCAACTAAAATTATCGTCTCCTATGGTTATAGCTGGTGTTCTTTGCTTCATAGCTTCCTCTATATCTAGTGCAGGCGGgattggtggtggtgggctTTTCATACCAATTTTAAGTATTGTGGCAGGCCTAGACCTCAAGACAGCCTCAAGTTTCTCAGCTTTTATGGTCACAGGTGGGTCAATTGCAAATGTTATGTGCAACCTGTGCACCACTAGACCCAAGTTTGGTGGCAAAACTTTGATTGACTTTGATATAGCACTTTTATCAGAGCCATGTATGTTGTTAGGAGTTAGTATAGGAGTTATTTGCAACCTTGTTTTTCCAGAATGGCTTATTACCATGCTGTTTGCTACTTTTCTTGCTTGGACTACCTCAAAGACTTGTAAAAATGGTTTGTCGCATTGGAAAATGGAATCTGAAGAGCTAAGGAGAAATCGTGGTGAAAATTTAGAGAATGGGTCGGTTGAAGATGGGACTTCTGATAGTACTAAAGAACCTCTTTTGGGTAAGAAAGAAGATGGCAAGTCGAGGCTTCCATGGATGAAAATTGGGATCTTAGTTTTGGTCTGGTTTTCCTTCTTCGTTCTTTATCTTCTTCGTGGCAATCGGTATGGACAGGTAAGGCTaacaataatttcattgaattccattttttaatttaattctctTTGCATATTGATATTAAATTTGATGATTAGAAATCTATGCTCCATTTCAAACCTTTTTTAACTTGATGATCcattaattaagtagaataaaagtACTACTTGCAACCTGATGACTTCactaaatattattattttgcaatGTCAAGTGGTGGACCATTATATATGTTACTTTTGCTAAGTGATGTGTAGCtattgtgcttttttttttaaagtaaatctAGAGGTACAATCCTATCAATAGAATTGCATCCATGTAGTTTGGGAATTCCCATTAGCTTCGTGGTCCCTTGGTTTCAAAAACCATTCTTCACAAGGGAAATTGCATTTTGGGTCtcttacaatattttattttgttgtaagTTGCATCTATCTTTAAGTTAGGTTTTTCTCTACAAAGCTTAATTCAAGTATGATCCAGTTCAAAGTGTATCTGtgaaatattaatatatatatatatatatatatatatatatatatatatatatggttcatAGGGAGCTTTTCAGAATAAAGTATATGTAGTGGCAGATGTTGGCTTCAATAAATCCACGCTAAACCAATAGCAAATGTCTCTTTCTCTAAACCAATAGaatagaaaaggaaaacaaattatttgatattttagtCAGAAGAGGATCAGCTTTAGGATATGCACACCCAAAAAGTGAGAATAGCTGTctacttctttgttttttttcaacTAGAATATCAATTAAGAAGACAAATCATTGATTAAGTAAACCATTGAATTGATTTGTGAACTTTCTGGCTCTAAATATCAAAAACAATAGAAGGGGGTTAAAGTACTACAAAAAGTTTGTGCAAAGGTTCAAAAACCACATCCTAATTTTATATGCATAAGTTCATATATAATACACTGGTGGTGAATCTGGTGACTGTTacttattttttccctttttgtccTTTTTCAATTTGTGTGATTTACTTGTTGATAAACATATAGTAAggattcttaatttttttttcctagcaCTCTCAACATGTGACCCTTTGAAATATGTGCAGGGTATAATACAAATAGAGCCTTGTGGAGTGCTTTACTGGGTTGTCTCATTATTGCAAATACCCTTAGCTTTGATTTTCACCGCATGGATCCTACGCAAGAAGGAAAGCAATCAACATCAGACTTCTGACGACAAGGtcattgaaaaaaattgaagattgaCTAATGTTGTCCATGATTTACTTGTATTAAAACGTTTATATTTCAATTAGCCTAAACTTGTACTCTTTGTTTAGGAGGAAGATCTTATTAGAGATGGACCATCAAACAAGATTATTTTCCCTTTAATGGCATCATTAGCGGGAATGTTGGGTGGTGTCTTTGGAATTGGAGGTGGAATGCTTATAAGCCCACTTCTTCTTCAAGTTAGGATAACACCAGAGGTAACATCTAATTCCATCTTCAATCATTTTCACTTCATCATATTCATGTTAAACTGCCAGGAATGCTTATTTTTGCTTTCATGTCTTGATGCAGGTAACAGCAGCAACTTGTTCTTTCATGGTGTTCTTCTCAGCTACAATGTCATCATTTCAGTATGTATTGTTGGGCATGGAACACACAGACATTGCCCTCATCTTGTCCATAGTATGTTTTGTTGCATCACTTCTTGGATTGGTAGTGGTGCAGAGAGCAATTCAAGAATATGGGAGGGCATCTCTCATTGTATTCTCAGTCAGCATTGTGATGGCTCTGAGTACCATCCTAATGACTAGTTTTGGAGCACTCGATGTTTGGAGGGACTATGTTTCTGGGAAATACATGGGGTTCAAATTGCCCTGTTAagaataaattttgtaaatagGTTCCTGTAATAATTCCTCAGTTTATGGGAGGGCATCTCTCATTGCATTCTCAGTCAGCATTGTGATGGCTTTGAGTACTGTCCTAATAACTAGCTTTGGAGCACTTGATGTTTGGAGGGACTACGAATCTGGGAAATACATGGGATTCAAATTGCCCTGTTaagaataacttttgtaaataGTTTCCTATAATATGTTCTCAGTTGAGGGTAGTAAGATATGTGTAGAAATGTGTTTTCAAATGTAGCACGGCGAGTACTAATGAAACAAATTGCAGTGAGAAATAAGAGAGCTACTAAATACATGATCGTGTATTTTGTGTCAGGCTTTCAATTCTGGAACTGCGTTGTAGATTTAATTGGTCTCTTACGGTATTAATCCTTTTAAGTTTTCCAATGTTTCACAACTTCCTTAGACTTACTGTTATAGTTGATACACAAGTTCTGGGAGTCAAAAAATTAGACTTAGCTTGATTGATTTCTACATAATATCGAAATGAACTAGTTTACTCTTCATACTGATTCTGCTATTGTGTGCCTTCGTATGCAGAAAACAAACCACAATGTGAAATTCCACAGCTCAATCAAAGTAACATTTCATTGATGGCAAAATTAGCAAAACACATGCTTGACATGTTAAATTTGGTAATTAGATAGCAAAATTGGCTGATAACCTTACAACTTATCCCTAAACATTCAATGGCGTTTCCAACTTCCCAAATCACATTTATCATCCGCTTAATCCAGTCTTAAAAATGCAACCTTCATCAGAATATAAATACTAAAGAAACATTAGGAACAAGGGCTTCCTCGTGCACAAGGATTGCAGAGCAAAAAATGAAGCCTGCTGCCTTATGCAACTGGGGGACGGAGAACATGGTCTTGTGAAGTATCAACAGAAGCCGGTGGCATGAACTGCCACATGGAAACCCCAGGATACCCCATGAATGGCACAAACTTGTTGCCAACAACCTGGCCTGGGGCAGAAAATGGAGCTGGGATTGCAGGAGGATGAGGCAAAAATCCTGGTTGAGTACTCAAAGCTTTTACATTCTTCTCAAGGTTCTCTTTCTCTACCTTTAGCCTTTGCTTCTCATCACGAAGCTCATTCTTTTCTGCCTATACAAACAAACCTCCGCTCAACATAACCAACAAGAATTGAATTTGAACGTGGtcagttttatttaattttttggatatcCTTGCAGCTCTCAGGTATATATGGAGTAATTCCTAAAAACAAGTGCGATTTCAGATGccttataaaatgaaaaagaaaaggaaaatgcaaAGGTTCTAGTTCTACCAATGTTATTACAAAACTTTTACAGACTAACGGGACCATGAATGTGATTACTAATTAGTGTCACATCAACaacataattaataaaattcttatattttgttttgtgttcAAAATTTAACACATCAGTTTATAATGCTTATGCTGTAAAATTATTACCATCCTTAGCGTCATTCAAAAGTAAAAACTGAAATATCAAAGTGCACCTTCAACTCATTAATCTTCTCCTGCAGATCCATTTTTGACTCCT
The sequence above is drawn from the Castanea sativa cultivar Marrone di Chiusa Pesio chromosome 5, ASM4071231v1 genome and encodes:
- the LOC142637230 gene encoding sulfite exporter TauE/SafE family protein 2-like, whose amino-acid sequence is MPCKTTSLTLHKTPDTVHLETQQEKSRGIPKQMKIHKFTCFILPLILFITIGHSHAKQTQPISETLTIDHFLNKIYEYRNAQQTKFQETQLKLSSPMVIAGVLCFIASSISSAGGIGGGGLFIPILSIVAGLDLKTASSFSAFMVTGGSIANVMCNLCTTRPKFGGKTLIDFDIALLSEPCMLLGVSIGVICNLVFPEWLITMLFATFLAWTTSKTCKNGLSHWKMESEELRRNRGENLENGSVEDGTSDSTKEPLLGKKEDGKSRLPWMKIGILVLVWFSFFVLYLLRGNRYGQGIIQIEPCGVLYWVVSLLQIPLALIFTAWILRKKESNQHQTSDDKEEDLIRDGPSNKIIFPLMASLAGMLGGVFGIGGGMLISPLLLQVRITPEVTAATCSFMVFFSATMSSFQYVLLGMEHTDIALILSIVCFVASLLGLVVVQRAIQEYGRASLIVFSVSIVMALSTILMTSFGALDVWRDYVSGKYMGFKLPC